One window of Cydia pomonella isolate Wapato2018A chromosome 7, ilCydPomo1, whole genome shotgun sequence genomic DNA carries:
- the LOC133519822 gene encoding uncharacterized protein LOC133519822, which produces MSWKVFCVLCVCGLARTQVIPGKSRTNEGDYNTVNTDGSFDFGYANKDRGSSYHLAHGNANKVVGGRFGAVDPASGTVKETVYTAGPRGFRAKGPNVHRKMDLDQRPRGPIGNKDDPYFDPNEDPSYAYKFDTRTYSKNENADARGDVKGHYSYVDDVGERHDVSYIAGRDTGFHVSSAHPDSPNLIGSPFHRAPLVRGETRPRGRTAVQRGLDGSYRFISAGPDQRRTESSDAQGNVRGSYTFLDDKGVQRTVNYIAGPGIGYRIVKSNKDPYIPAYFPTIPSAYDSDFVSAGATGFSPDDTGVGDIFQGPDATAASGHVKPSPFSDKDKPGKPSKKPIKPTRPTGYTDDDDVTGDGDYSQSYNGDDDNKAPFDKGSDDGSYNQGSFNQGSGNKGPFNKGSGNKGPFNQGSGSGSQGSYTQGSSSKPPFNQGGSNQGSGSSGGSQSGNQGGGSDEDLGFDGDAGFGDKPTKGPGKPGRPTSKPYKPAKKPYVPLKPFQPTDTNDGDDYDAGKGDKDGPLYGIGFNIHHTNPGTTIIRNIGQDYFGVPPGVSVRAHVQSIDLYPYESKPISPSEAIEKDKT; this is translated from the exons ATGTCTTGGAAAGTGTtttgtgtgttgtgtgtgtgtggccTAGCCCGGACTCAGGTGATCCCGGGCAAGTCCCGGACGAACGAAGGGGATTACAATACTGTGAACACCGATGGATCCTTTGATTTTGG ATACGCGAATAAGGACCGGGGCAGCAGCTACCACTTGGCGCACGGTAACGCCAACAAGGTGGTCGGCGGACGCTTCGGCGCCGTGGACCCGGCGTCTGGCACCGTCAAGGAGACCGTCTACACCGCCGGACCCAGAGG TTTTCGGGCGAAAGGTCCCAATGTGCACCGCAAGATGGACTTAGACCAACGGCCGCGCGGGCCCATCGGCAACAAGGACGACCCCTACTTCGACCCCAACGAGGACCCCAGCTACGCGTACAAGTTCGACACCCGCACCTACTCCAAGAACGAGAACGCTGACGCCAGGGGAGACGTTAAAG GGCACTACTCGTACGTGGACGACGTCGGCGAGCGACACGACGTGTCGTACATCGCGGGACGCGATACCGGCTTCCACGTGTCATCGGCGCACCCCGACAGCCCCAACCTGATCGGCTCGCCGTTCCATCGAGCCCCGCTTGTACGAGGGGAGACCCGGCCAAGGGGACGCACTGCCGTCCAACGCGGGCTGGATGGCTCCTACAG ATTCATATCAGCGGGCCCAGATCAGAGGCGAACGGAGAGCAGCGATGCACAGGGCAATGTCCGAGGCTCCTACACTTTCCTGGACGACAAAGGCGTGCAAAG GACGGTGAACTACATAGCCGGGCCGGGCATCGGCTACCGCATCGTGAAGAGCAACAAGGACCCGTACATCCCCGCCTACTTCCCCACCATTCCCAGCGCGTACGACTCCGACTTCGTAAGCGCGGGTGCCACCGGCTTCTCGCCCGACGACACAGGAGTTGGTGATATTTTCCAAG gTCCAGACGCTACTGCTGCTTCAGGCCACGTAAAGCCTTCACCATTTTCAGATAAAGACAAACCTGGCAAGCCCAGCAAAAAGCCTATTAAGCCCACCAGGCCCACGGGCTACACTGACGACGACGACGTCACCGGAGATGGCGATTATTCCCAGTCCTACAACGGGGATGATGACAATAAAGCTCCTTTTGACAAGGGCAGTGACGACGGTTCTTACAACCAGGGCTCTTTTAACCAAGGCAGTGGCAACAAGGGCCCCTTTAACAAAGGCAGTGGGAACAAAGGTCCTTTTAACCAAGGAAGCGGCTCTGGCAGTCAGGGTTCTTACACCCAAGGAAGCAGCAGCAAACCCCCTTTTAACCAAGGTGGAAGCAATCAAGGATCGGGGAGCAGTGGCGGAAGCCAAAGCGGCAACCAGGGCGGCGGCAGCGACGAAGACCTTGGCTTCGACGGAGACGCAGGATTCGGAGACAAGCCCACCAAAGGACCag GCAAACCGGGGCGGCCAACGAGCAAGCCTTATAAACCGGCGAAGAAACCTTATGTGCCACTAAAACCTTTCCAGCCGACGGATACTAATGACGGGGACGATTACGACGCTGGAAAAGGCGACAAAGATGGTCCGCTGTACGGTATAGGATTCAATATACACCACACTAATCCAGGAACCACCATTATTAGGAATATAGGCCAGGACTACTTCGGAGTCCCTCCAGGTGTGTCGGTCCGAGCGCACGTACAAAGCATCGACTTGTACCCGTACGAATCGAAACCGATCTCGCCATCTGAAGCTATAGAAAAAGATAAGACGTAA